A segment of the Methanobacterium petrolearium genome:
AATACTCTATGCATTAATCCAAAAAGAAATTTGTGTATGTGATCTAGCCGCTGTTCTGAATATAACTGATTCAGCAGTATCACATCAACTCAGATTATTAAGGCACCAAAACATGGTCAAATTCAGGAAAGAAGGTAAAATGGCATATTACTCAATATCAAACAATCATATAGTTGAAATGATAAAATTGGCATCAGCAAATACTGAAAAATAAACAATAAAGAAAAATAAACAATGGAATAATTATAGATTATATACAAAAACGAAAGTTTTATTATAACCAATGTATAATTGAATTTAAATAGGTTGGTCTGCAATATAGATGAATTGGATAAATTTAATATGTGAATAATGTATAATATAATTAAATAATGTAAAAAGAATATAGACAAATTTTATTTATTAATTGAATGACATAATTGCTGGTAGTTGTATCAATAGAATGATATTACTTTAAAATAAATATAGACGATTTTTAAGATTTTGGGGGGAATAGACTACTTAATATAAAAATAATACATGGCAAGCAAGACTATATAAAAAATCTAGATAAAATTAGGGGACGGCTTAAAAAACGATGTTAAAAAGAAATTAATGAATAATACATTTCCTGTAGGAGAGATAATTTAATGAAATGGTCCTTAGTTGCACTGGCAATTTTCCTTTTAATAGTAGGCTACTCATACGTTGCGACCATGGATGGTCCAATTACCCCAGAGGGCAGGCTCGCGTTTGTAAAAGTCGCCAACCCTGACATGTACCCCGGACACTTACACTCCCAACTATTAGCTAAATTTGCCAATGAAAGTGGTTCCAAATCAATTCTGGTTGTGCACTTCGCAGGTAGTTCAAATTACCGTAATTATAAGGAAGGTGATGTGGAGATACTCGAACTTGCCTTCATAGACGCCAATGGAACAGGAGCTACCGGTGATACCAACTACTGGGATTCACTTAAAATAGCAATATTCGGCGCTCCTGAAGGTCGATATAAATACAAAACAGATGGAATCGTTTTTGACAACCTCACCAGCGCCTTAAACTACCTGTATGGTATTGCAGAAGAAA
Coding sequences within it:
- a CDS encoding ArsR/SmtB family transcription factor, which produces MKNDDVCEIHCINENSVREVKSQMLPDETFHRISNNFKVLSDPTRVKILYALIQKEICVCDLAAVLNITDSAVSHQLRLLRHQNMVKFRKEGKMAYYSISNNHIVEMIKLASANTEK